A genomic window from Chitinophaga pollutisoli includes:
- a CDS encoding DUF4294 domain-containing protein — MLFILCLTGRSLSQQRTAGDSIAVRAIVVGTDTVPSITLSIFDVYDKLPKRLRKERERWTRLRNAVYVTYPYAVSASRVLKDVSRDLALCKSKKQRKEYLASKEKELKAQFGDKLENLSVYQGKVLMKLIHRETGENCYEIIRELKGGFNARMYQTVAFFFGGNLKSEFNTQDDRDIELIVQEIQLYSRFN, encoded by the coding sequence ATGCTTTTCATCCTGTGCCTTACAGGCCGGTCCCTTTCCCAGCAACGGACCGCGGGAGATTCCATCGCTGTTCGCGCCATTGTTGTTGGAACGGATACCGTCCCCTCGATTACCCTTTCCATTTTTGATGTATATGACAAGTTGCCGAAGCGCCTCCGCAAGGAGCGCGAACGGTGGACCCGGTTGCGCAACGCCGTATATGTGACCTATCCCTACGCCGTTTCCGCCAGCAGGGTGCTGAAAGACGTGAGCCGCGACCTGGCGCTGTGCAAGTCTAAAAAGCAACGCAAAGAGTACCTGGCCAGCAAGGAAAAGGAGCTGAAAGCCCAGTTCGGGGATAAGCTCGAAAACCTGTCGGTGTACCAGGGCAAAGTGCTCATGAAACTCATCCACCGCGAAACGGGTGAAAACTGTTACGAGATCATCCGGGAGCTGAAAGGGGGATTCAATGCCCGCATGTACCAGACCGTGGCATTCTTCTTTGGGGGCAACCTCAAAAGTGAGTTCAATACGCAGGACGACCGCGATATCGAGCTGATCGTGCAGGAGATTCAGTTGTACAGCCGCTTCAACTGA
- a CDS encoding alpha/beta fold hydrolase: MRRIFRMLLIVTALLAVIYLLGPKPAPPDLHAPLPAVPQGLAQVEAFVDAKEAGFPTRPGNRARILWAGDSMRKTPFSVVYLHGFSASEREGFPVHTDFAQKHGFNLFLARLDGHGLNTPEPLLDMTAQGLWKDAREALAIGRQLGEKVIVMGTSTGGTLALMLAAEYPAEVEAVINLSPNIAINAPGVKMLDEPWGLMVARAVRGGKYNESKPQNPEKAKYWYTKYRLEAVVELENLVDYAMRPELFEKIHQPVLNLYYYKDPVHQDSTVKVSAILEMHEKLATPPGRSALCPFRKPAAM; encoded by the coding sequence ATGCGCAGGATATTCCGCATGCTCCTCATTGTCACGGCTTTGCTGGCCGTGATTTATCTCCTTGGCCCGAAGCCCGCTCCGCCCGACCTGCATGCTCCACTGCCGGCAGTGCCACAGGGGTTGGCGCAGGTGGAAGCTTTCGTGGACGCTAAGGAAGCGGGTTTCCCGACGCGCCCCGGCAACAGGGCGCGGATCCTTTGGGCGGGGGATTCCATGCGCAAGACGCCTTTCAGTGTGGTGTACCTGCATGGATTTTCGGCCAGTGAGCGGGAGGGGTTCCCCGTCCATACGGATTTTGCGCAAAAACACGGGTTCAACCTGTTCCTCGCGCGGCTAGACGGCCACGGCCTAAATACCCCTGAGCCGCTGCTGGATATGACGGCGCAAGGGTTATGGAAAGACGCCCGGGAGGCACTCGCCATCGGCAGGCAGCTAGGGGAGAAGGTGATCGTAATGGGAACGAGCACCGGCGGCACGCTGGCGCTGATGCTCGCGGCAGAATACCCCGCGGAAGTGGAAGCGGTCATCAATTTATCGCCCAATATCGCCATCAACGCGCCCGGGGTTAAAATGCTGGATGAGCCCTGGGGCCTGATGGTAGCCCGGGCGGTGAGGGGCGGCAAATACAACGAATCCAAACCGCAAAACCCGGAAAAGGCGAAGTACTGGTATACAAAATACCGCCTGGAGGCGGTGGTGGAGCTGGAAAACCTGGTGGATTACGCCATGCGGCCCGAATTGTTCGAAAAGATACATCAGCCCGTCCTCAACCTGTATTACTACAAAGACCCCGTGCACCAGGATTCCACGGTTAAGGTGTCCGCCATCCTCGAAATGCATGAAAAACTGGCTACGCCCCCGGGAAGAAGCGCGCTGTGCCCATTCCGGAAGCCGGCAGCCATGTGA
- a CDS encoding glycoside hydrolase family 97 protein: MNDKRGWLTGLLMLAAFTAGAQDYQLFSPDRKTVVHVSVKDSIRYSVKHNGHTILHPAAIGLKTSVSGGTLKVAGTRESSANVLLYPVVRQKNAMIRDHYAQLEIRFRNKLALQWRAYDNGVAWRWVSEGKGAYDVLEEMADFAFGPEDRAWYPREDDFFSHNERLYLKMKVDSIARQNSLASLPALFTVSGMHVLVTESGLQDYAGMWLKGDSATGRIRGVFPRYPVKTELLGDRFEVVRERAGYIARKNGPANLPWRILMIAEDEKSLLVNELVYQLAAPSAGDFSWVKPGKAIWDWWNDNNISGVDFRAGINTATYKYYIDFAAKYGLEYAVLDEGWSNTRQLERINPEVDMDELARYAAEKNVGLVLWVNWEAIARPEQLQAAMAQFSKWGVKAIKVDFMQRDDQVMVNYYEEVAKAAAAHRMLVDFHGAHKPAGLQRTYPNVITFEGVYGLEQSKGDRSKSIDPDHNVTFPFIRMAAGPADYTPGAMRNAQKEHWAPHWNKPMSIGTRCHQLAMYVIYESPLQMLADNPTHYYREPACMEFLAAVPAVWDTTIVQQAAIGSHILMVRKASDGSWYAGAMTNSKGRELTLDASFLPAGKYKMQVWQDGINADRNAEDFRTSVLEIDSSSQVPVILQPGGGWVARIVKI; encoded by the coding sequence ATGAACGATAAAAGAGGCTGGCTGACCGGCCTGTTGATGTTGGCCGCCTTCACGGCGGGCGCGCAGGATTACCAACTGTTTTCTCCCGACCGTAAAACGGTGGTGCATGTTTCGGTGAAAGACAGTATACGATATTCCGTAAAGCATAACGGTCATACAATATTGCATCCTGCCGCCATCGGTCTGAAGACGTCCGTTTCAGGCGGCACCTTGAAGGTCGCCGGCACGCGTGAATCGTCCGCTAACGTGTTGTTGTACCCGGTTGTGCGGCAGAAGAATGCCATGATCCGCGACCACTACGCGCAGTTGGAGATCCGCTTCCGGAATAAGCTCGCTTTGCAATGGCGCGCCTATGATAACGGTGTGGCCTGGCGCTGGGTCAGCGAAGGAAAAGGGGCGTATGATGTGCTGGAAGAAATGGCGGATTTCGCTTTCGGGCCGGAAGACCGGGCCTGGTACCCTCGGGAAGACGATTTCTTTTCCCACAACGAAAGGCTGTACTTGAAAATGAAAGTTGACAGCATTGCCCGGCAAAATTCCCTGGCCAGCCTGCCCGCACTGTTTACCGTCAGCGGCATGCATGTGTTGGTCACCGAATCCGGGTTGCAGGATTATGCCGGCATGTGGTTGAAAGGCGACAGTGCAACGGGTAGGATCAGGGGCGTCTTTCCCCGTTATCCCGTTAAAACCGAATTGCTTGGCGACAGGTTTGAGGTGGTAAGGGAAAGAGCCGGGTATATTGCCAGGAAGAACGGCCCGGCGAATTTGCCCTGGCGCATCCTCATGATCGCGGAAGATGAAAAATCGTTGCTGGTCAATGAACTTGTATACCAGCTGGCGGCCCCGTCTGCCGGGGATTTCAGCTGGGTAAAGCCCGGAAAGGCGATTTGGGACTGGTGGAATGATAACAATATTTCGGGCGTGGATTTCCGCGCCGGCATTAACACCGCGACGTACAAATACTATATCGATTTTGCCGCGAAATACGGGCTGGAATATGCCGTCCTGGATGAAGGCTGGAGCAATACACGTCAGCTGGAACGCATTAATCCGGAGGTGGATATGGACGAACTGGCGCGTTATGCGGCGGAGAAAAATGTGGGGCTTGTGCTTTGGGTAAACTGGGAAGCGATTGCCCGGCCGGAACAGTTGCAGGCCGCCATGGCGCAATTTTCGAAATGGGGCGTAAAGGCCATCAAGGTAGATTTCATGCAGCGCGACGACCAGGTGATGGTGAATTATTATGAAGAGGTAGCCAAAGCGGCGGCGGCGCACCGGATGCTGGTGGATTTCCACGGCGCGCACAAGCCTGCCGGCCTGCAGCGCACTTATCCCAACGTGATTACCTTCGAAGGGGTTTACGGCCTGGAGCAAAGCAAAGGAGACAGAAGTAAATCCATCGATCCGGACCACAACGTTACCTTCCCTTTTATTCGCATGGCGGCAGGCCCTGCGGATTACACGCCAGGCGCCATGCGCAATGCGCAAAAGGAGCATTGGGCCCCGCATTGGAACAAACCAATGAGCATCGGTACGCGCTGCCACCAACTTGCCATGTATGTTATTTATGAAAGCCCCCTGCAAATGCTCGCCGATAACCCAACGCACTATTACCGCGAGCCCGCCTGCATGGAATTCCTCGCAGCGGTACCGGCAGTTTGGGATACAACGATCGTGCAGCAGGCAGCCATCGGCAGTCATATCCTCATGGTCCGGAAAGCGTCGGACGGCAGCTGGTACGCCGGCGCCATGACCAATTCGAAAGGCCGGGAGCTGACGCTGGATGCATCCTTCCTGCCGGCGGGGAAATATAAAATGCAGGTCTGGCAGGATGGGATAAACGCTGACAGAAATGCAGAGGATTTCAGGACATCCGTGCTGGAGATCGACAGCAGCAGCCAGGTGCCCGTAATATTGCAACCGGGCGGTGGCTGGGTGGCGAGGATTGTCAAAATATAA
- a CDS encoding RICIN domain-containing protein, with product MIRTYCLLVIFGLMAATGACSKSGAAAQPGERTETPGPAKPWEPSTEIFTRQGSPFSFKLINKSLHLTDARKTAMVDHFFKVYPIMVEFLNPNAQKQLVVTLDPEMDGIAHAINGEIFINAAWFMEKPEHIDVITHEGTHIVQDYKKSALFLQEGIPDFLRHKTGLPNVETTWNIGPYSQSHSLASGYTPASRFLVWLDDRVEKGIVLDADKACRAGTYTPKFWWTRTGRSVDELWDLYAANPALDGPAITLPPYTPVPGGPIADGVYSIISAFSQLAVDVPSAKVDDDVKLIQWNFERNANQFWQFIHVGEGWYRIHTGHSGKVAEAPAHAGGGITQFSRKNLDIQLWKPVKNADNTWQLVNKQTGLCWEISGSQGGAALVQQAWAGKQNQKWQLVAE from the coding sequence GGTCCGGCCAAGCCCTGGGAGCCGTCCACGGAAATCTTCACCCGCCAGGGATCGCCCTTCAGCTTCAAACTCATCAATAAAAGCCTGCACCTCACGGACGCGCGCAAAACGGCGATGGTCGATCATTTCTTCAAAGTGTATCCCATCATGGTCGAATTCCTGAACCCCAACGCACAGAAGCAGCTGGTAGTAACGCTGGATCCGGAGATGGACGGCATTGCGCATGCTATCAACGGAGAAATCTTCATCAACGCCGCCTGGTTCATGGAAAAACCGGAACATATCGACGTGATCACGCACGAAGGCACCCATATCGTGCAGGATTACAAGAAAAGCGCGCTATTCCTCCAGGAAGGCATTCCCGATTTTTTACGGCACAAAACAGGGCTGCCGAATGTAGAGACGACCTGGAACATCGGCCCGTATAGCCAAAGCCATAGCCTTGCCAGCGGCTACACCCCAGCATCGCGCTTCCTGGTGTGGCTCGACGACAGGGTTGAAAAAGGTATCGTGCTGGATGCGGATAAAGCCTGCCGCGCAGGAACTTACACACCCAAATTCTGGTGGACGCGTACCGGCAGGAGCGTTGATGAACTGTGGGATCTGTACGCCGCCAATCCCGCGCTGGACGGCCCCGCCATCACTTTGCCCCCATACACGCCGGTTCCGGGCGGGCCCATTGCCGACGGCGTGTACAGCATCATCAGCGCGTTCAGCCAGCTGGCGGTGGATGTTCCCAGCGCGAAGGTGGACGACGATGTAAAGCTCATCCAATGGAATTTCGAGCGTAACGCCAACCAGTTCTGGCAATTTATCCATGTCGGGGAGGGCTGGTACCGCATCCACACGGGGCACAGCGGCAAAGTGGCGGAAGCCCCGGCACATGCAGGTGGCGGCATCACGCAGTTTTCCCGCAAAAACCTCGACATCCAGTTGTGGAAACCGGTAAAGAACGCAGATAATACCTGGCAGCTCGTCAACAAGCAAACCGGCCTCTGCTGGGAGATCAGCGGCAGCCAAGGCGGGGCAGCCCTGGTGCAGCAGGCCTGGGCAGGCAAACAAAACCAGAAATGGCAGCTGGTTGCGGAATAG